The DNA sequence TGCATAGTACTGATACTGAATTAAGGGATATGTATGGGGAGTTGCTTGCTAGTGAGGCTAGGCATTTTAATCTATATTGGTCATTGTCAATTGAAAGGTTTAATAAAGCTATTGTCGTCTCACGTTTAACTGAATTAGCCGAAATAGAATCAAATATTCTTTCTAATTTACATCCTGAACCTAGAATGCATAGTTAACGATGCCTAATCTTATTAAGTCTATTAAGAGTTACTAATTACCCGTGAATTATAATCAAAAACTCTTTTCTCTTGCAAATTTAATAAACAATCTAAGAAACTATTTTTTCCTTAAACTTCGCTTCAAGAGCTTTGGAGATATTAAGCCATCATTAACTCTTGTTGGAGTGGGACCTGGCGACCCATCACTTATAACTATTGCTGCTATCAAAGCAATTAGAAAAGCAACTGTGATTGCCTACCCAGTGTCACAATTAGGGGGTAAAAGTATGGCTGCTGAAATAGCTGGTGACTGGATAAAAGGGAAAAGAACTATGCCATTAGTCTTCCCAATGACTTTAGATGGTGACTCACTGGATCAACATTGGAAGATAGCCTCTGAAAAGTTAAGCAATGCTATACAAACTGGAGAAAATGTTGTTTTCATAAGTCAGGGAGACCCTTCTTTATATTCCACATGTTGTTATGTCTTAATTTATTTAAAGTCACATTACCCTGAATGTACTTTAAAGATTATCCCGGGAGTTAACTCATTCTCAGCAGCCGCTGCCGCAGGTCAATGGCCATTGTCTTTGCAAAAAGAAGCACTTTTTGTTTCGCCTGTTCCCGAAGAGCCGAAAGATTTTGAAAATTTACTCGATGAGTCTCTAAGAAAAGGATTAGTTTTGGTGTTGTTAAAATTAGGTTTTCGGTGGGAATGGGTTAGACCAATTTTAGAGAAAAAAGGGTTGTTAGATAAGACTCTATTCGTTAAGAAAGTAGGCTTTTTTGACCAAGAAATTTCCAAGGCAGAAAATGTATCTAAAGACTCTAAGCCTTACTTTTCTCTCTTAATTGTCAGACCTCATTGGCCGTCCATAAAATAGAAAGCACTTTTATTTTTTGCATAAATCTTGGCCCGTTTCAGGATATGGGTAAAGATTGCTTATTGATAGAATTTCTAGAGAGGCTTTTAGAGCAATAGGTAATTGAGCAATAGCAATTATTACTATTGCTATACCTGTCCATGACCCATTATCTCTGAGGGGTCTCTTATCGTTATGAAGTTTCTTTTTAAAAGGGCCATTTCTATTGTCGTTCATCATTGAAGCTACCGTTAATGTTTAGAAGATACTTAATTTGATGATTTTATACATCTCATGAACACGGTTTGGCCTTTAAGTAGGAGTTTGTTAATGGAAATTCTAGTTGATCATATTAGCGATAGGTTTGTATGCATTCTAGTTTGGGAAAGACTGGGATATCAGGAAAAAAAAGATGTTCCAAATTTGTGGGTAGCTGGTTCAGACACTAGTATCTATTGGAGTGAGAAGTTTCCAGAAGCTCCAGAAGTCATTGCTCAGAGAGTTGGATCTGTTTATTTAACTCGTTCTATCCCAAAGGAGCACAAGCAGTCATTGAAAAAGATATTGGGCTTTGAAGGCTATCGTATTGATGAATTGTATCCAAGAAGGACAAGGAGAGCTACAGCGGTTAATTGGTTATTGTCATGGATCCTTTTACAAGGAATAGACCTTCCTGAACAAGGTCCATTGCCTGCTTTGCTATTGACTCCTGACAACCCTGCGAATGGCCATCCAGGTGATTTACCAATTACTTAAATACACCTATGTATTTTTTCTAATCAATTAATTATTGGCAAAGAGAGAAAATTCCATTTCTTTATCTGCGCTCATGAATTAAAGATGGTGAATTCATCTATTTTTAGTAATGTCAAGAACAATAGCTATCAGATACAAGGATGGGACGTCCAATTGTTGCCATAATTGGACGTCCAAATGTTGGTAAGTCTACTCTTGTCAATCGACTCTGTGGCAGTCGAGAGGCGATAGTCGATGATCAGCCTGGAGTGACTCGAGACAGAACATATCAAGATGCTTTTTGGGCAGATAGAGAATTTAAAGTAGTAGATACTGGGGGACTTGTATTTGACGATGAAAGTGAATTTTTACCAGAAATACGCCAACAAGCAAAGCTTGCTCTTTCAGAGGCTTCAGTAGCTCTGATTGTTGTTGACGGTCAAGAAGGAGTTACCACTGCAGATAAAGAGATAGCTTCATGGCTGAGACATTGTGAATGTCCGACTTTAGTAGCAGTAAACAAGTGTGAATCCCCTGAGCAGGGCCTTGCTATGGCAGCAGACTTTTGGAGCCTTGGACTTGGAGAGCCTTATCCAGTTTCTGCAATACATGGTTCAGGTACTGGAGAGCTGCTTGACCAAGTGATATTGCTATTGCCATCTAAGGAGTCCAGCGAGGAAGAGGATGAACCTATTCAATT is a window from the Prochlorococcus marinus str. MIT 9211 genome containing:
- the cobI gene encoding precorrin-2 C(20)-methyltransferase gives rise to the protein MNYNQKLFSLANLINNLRNYFFLKLRFKSFGDIKPSLTLVGVGPGDPSLITIAAIKAIRKATVIAYPVSQLGGKSMAAEIAGDWIKGKRTMPLVFPMTLDGDSLDQHWKIASEKLSNAIQTGENVVFISQGDPSLYSTCCYVLIYLKSHYPECTLKIIPGVNSFSAAAAAGQWPLSLQKEALFVSPVPEEPKDFENLLDESLRKGLVLVLLKLGFRWEWVRPILEKKGLLDKTLFVKKVGFFDQEISKAENVSKDSKPYFSLLIVRPHWPSIK
- a CDS encoding DUF1823 family protein; translation: MNTVWPLSRSLLMEILVDHISDRFVCILVWERLGYQEKKDVPNLWVAGSDTSIYWSEKFPEAPEVIAQRVGSVYLTRSIPKEHKQSLKKILGFEGYRIDELYPRRTRRATAVNWLLSWILLQGIDLPEQGPLPALLLTPDNPANGHPGDLPIT